In Candidatus Nanopelagicales bacterium, one genomic interval encodes:
- a CDS encoding sigma-70 family RNA polymerase sigma factor: MPDDATVVSDPVDTGRGDDARARFERLFDAYAVPVHRYLARRHAGDDTEDLVADVFVVAWRRLDEVPTEAELPWLYRTAWHLLANHRRRAGAVPVAEVPEPDPDVDVADRVIDDLALAHAWGTLGGRDREVLRLAAWEGLDGRGLAAALGLSVGGAAAALSRARARLVAAWAESAAVAPELSAPPVAGGGASPGAVATQNG; the protein is encoded by the coding sequence ATGCCCGACGACGCGACGGTGGTGAGCGACCCGGTCGACACCGGCCGGGGCGACGACGCGCGGGCGCGGTTCGAGCGCCTCTTCGACGCGTACGCCGTCCCCGTGCACCGCTACCTGGCCCGTCGGCACGCCGGCGACGACACCGAGGACCTGGTGGCGGACGTCTTCGTGGTGGCGTGGCGGCGGCTGGACGAGGTGCCGACCGAGGCCGAGCTGCCGTGGCTGTACCGCACCGCATGGCACCTGCTGGCCAACCACCGCCGGCGGGCCGGCGCGGTGCCGGTGGCCGAGGTACCCGAGCCCGATCCGGACGTCGACGTCGCGGACCGGGTGATCGACGACCTGGCCCTGGCCCACGCCTGGGGCACCCTCGGCGGCCGCGACCGGGAGGTGCTCCGGCTGGCCGCGTGGGAGGGCCTCGACGGGCGGGGCCTGGCCGCCGCCCTGGGGCTGTCCGTCGGGGGAGCCGCGGCAGCGCTGTCCCGCGCCCGGGCGCGACTGGTGGCCGCGTGGGCGGAGTCCGCCGCGGTCGCGCCCGAGCTCTCGGCGCCCCCGGTGGCAGGCGGTGGCGCAAGCCCGGGGGCGGTCGCGACACAGAACGGGTAG
- a CDS encoding HAMP domain-containing sensor histidine kinase, with translation MTATARTDGSERRPRARLATRLMAAQVLVIAVGAVTLVVTALLVAPSLFHEHLARTGEDSPEVQLHAEEAFVSSFAIAIAVGTLVALIGAGLVSWLLVRRVSQPVEELADAAESVAAGNYAVDVPDAAFSSELHRLSDSFAHMAGRLAETERTRAGLLSDLAHELRTPLATLEAYVDGLEDGVVPADDAAYATMRGEVDRLRRLADDLRQTAYAEEGALRLHPVSADLADVVRDCLAAAQPRYAAAGVPLRLAVSPAPRVRIDVQRIQQAVGNLLDNALRHSGPGEEVLAEVGTAGDGSARVTVTDRGDGIPVDQLDAVFQRFHRVDAARTHADGSGTGLGLTIARAIVVDHGGSLVASSDGPGTGATFTLTLPGSPARAASGPDR, from the coding sequence GTGACCGCGACCGCGCGGACGGACGGGTCCGAGCGCCGCCCGCGCGCCCGTCTCGCTACCCGGCTGATGGCGGCGCAGGTGCTGGTGATCGCGGTCGGTGCGGTCACGCTGGTCGTGACCGCGCTGCTGGTCGCCCCCTCGCTCTTCCACGAGCACCTGGCGCGCACGGGGGAGGACTCCCCGGAGGTGCAGCTGCACGCGGAGGAGGCGTTCGTGTCCTCCTTCGCCATCGCGATCGCCGTCGGCACGCTGGTCGCGCTGATCGGGGCCGGGCTGGTGTCGTGGCTGCTGGTGCGGCGGGTCTCCCAGCCGGTGGAGGAGCTCGCGGACGCGGCCGAGTCGGTCGCGGCCGGCAACTACGCGGTGGACGTACCCGACGCCGCCTTCAGCAGCGAGCTGCACCGGCTGTCGGACTCCTTCGCGCACATGGCCGGCCGGCTGGCGGAGACCGAGCGCACCCGCGCCGGGCTGCTGTCGGACCTCGCGCACGAGCTCCGGACCCCGCTGGCCACCCTCGAGGCGTACGTCGACGGCCTGGAGGACGGCGTCGTCCCCGCCGACGATGCGGCGTACGCCACCATGCGCGGCGAGGTGGACCGCCTGCGCCGGCTGGCCGACGACCTGCGCCAGACCGCGTACGCCGAGGAGGGGGCGCTGCGCTTGCACCCGGTGTCCGCGGACCTCGCCGACGTCGTCCGCGACTGCCTGGCCGCGGCGCAGCCGCGGTACGCGGCGGCCGGCGTACCGCTGCGGCTCGCGGTGTCCCCGGCGCCGCGGGTCCGGATCGACGTGCAGCGGATCCAGCAGGCCGTGGGCAACCTGCTGGACAACGCGCTGCGGCACAGCGGACCCGGGGAGGAGGTGCTGGCCGAGGTCGGGACCGCCGGCGACGGGTCGGCCCGGGTCACCGTGACCGACCGGGGCGACGGCATTCCCGTCGACCAGCTGGACGCGGTGTTCCAGCGCTTCCACCGGGTGGACGCCGCACGCACGCACGCCGACGGGTCCGGGACCGGGCTGGGCCTCACCATCGCCCGCGCCATCGTGGTCGACCACGGCGGCTCGCTGGTCGCGTCCAGCGACGGGCCGGGTACCGGCGCGACGTTCACCCTCACCCTGCCCGGCTCGCCTGCCCGTGCGGCGAGCGGCCCGGACCGCTAA